CAGCTACCGTCCCCTTGACGAACTCCTTTATCTCGTGGTAGCGCTCGATGACCTTCTCCCTGTCGACGAGCTCGATCTTGTTAAGGGCTATGACGATGTTCCTGTTGCCGACTATCTGAAGGGCCATCAGGTGCTCCCTGGTCTGGGGCATGACTCCCTCGTTGGCCGCTATGACGAGGACGGCACCGTCCATGAGGGAAGCACCGGCGAGCATGGTGGTCATTAGCGCCTCGTGGCCGGGGGCGTCAATGAAAGAAACGCGCCTCTCGAACTCGGTCTCCGCTCCACAGTACGGGCAGACCGGCGAGTTGGAGTACCTGCCGCAGCTCGGACACTTCCTTATCTCCGCATCGGCAAAGCCTATCTTGATTGTAATTCCCCTTCTCAGCTCCTCGCTGTGGGTGTCAGTCCAGATTCCGGTTAGAGCCTTTGTGAGGGTCGTTTTACCGTGATCAACGTGACCGACCATTCCGATGTTAACCTCGGCCTGCCTAAACTCCTTCTTCTTTGCCATCTTCTCTCACCCCTAAATTTAGAGCGTTGGCCGGTTTATTAAGGTTACCTCAATAAGGAGAACTTGAGACGGACAGAAAAGCGATAAGTTTGGGGAAAGGAGGAAGCTCAGAAGACGAGCTTCATGTTGATCTGGACGATCTCGGGGCTGATGGTGTTGCCCCTGACGGTCTTCTTCCTCCTCTCGCCCTTCTCCTTTGGCCTGAAGCCCGGGCCCTTCGAAACGAGTATCTTGACCCTCCTCGGGCCGTGGACGTCGGGCCTCATGGCAAAGCCGTCCTTGTCGGTTCCACCGGTTATCCTGAGCTTGACGTTGCCCGGTATCTCCTCGCCGAATATCGCGGTGAGGTTGAGCCCGAGCTCGCTCGCCGGTATCTCTTCTCCTATGCGCTTTCCTATGAGCTTCTCGGCCTCTTCGCCGCTTATCTCAACCTGCCTGGCTATGCCGGTCTTAGGGTTAGATATAACGAGCTTAAAGGTCGCCATTTCCTCCCACCTCCTGTGTCATTAGCGGGATTCATTGGGTAAACCCCTTATCCAGTGAGCGCTGTGGTTTGGTGTTTAAAAAGTTTCCCCCGTCGGAGCTCACTTTTTCCCCAGGCTGTGGAGCCAGTACCATAACCTAACCGTGTACTCCACCGTCGGCGGATAGCTCTGGACGACCTCCGTTATCTCCATGCTTTTCTTAAAGGTTGGAGCGTCGATGGTTTCAAGGAATCTCTCAAGCTCTTCCCTGCTCGGTGCCCTCCAGATGGTATGAGAGCCGCCGTTGAAGTTGTATGAGGCAACGAACTCGAACCCCTCCGGGAGACTGACCTTGGTGAAGAAATCTGCGGCCTCCTTCGCTGCTACAACGTCCTCCTCCCCGGACCAGCGGTGGGTTATGTGGTACATCGGCACGGGAACACCCCCACATATGGACAAAACTTCATACGTTCTTGTCAGAGGGAGCGCCGCTGGGTGAGAAGTGTCGCTGGTTTCCGGGCGCTCCGTTTTGGTTCACCCAGATAGAACCTGCTGTGCGGACATCGACCTTATTGTATATAAAGGTTGTGACAGAATTAACTTGTTATTTACCCAGAAAAAGCTTTATAAAATTCCACAACACTCGGGTGGATGTCCCAATCAAAACTTTTTTATACCTTGGTGCAGGTAGCCATTCCTTGAGGGGTGAGATGATGGCAAAAGAAAGGACAACGCTTCCGCCGACCGGTGCCGGTCTCATGAGGTTCTTCGACGAGGACACGAGGGCAATAAAGATAAGCCCCAGGGGCGTCATAGCGGTTACGCTCATCCTGGTGGCCATTGAGATACTTCTCCACGCGTTCGGCCCGCAGCTCTTCGGCGGTTAAATAAAGCTGGTCTTCTTTAATCCCCTTGCGTTCAGCTCCTCGTTGATTATTGCCCTAACGACCTCTTCCAGCTGTGTCTGGATCAGCTTATCCACGTCGTCCTTTATCTTGTCTATGTCGTGCCTGAGTCCTTCGAGGAGTCTTATGTAGTCCTTGGCCATTTCAAGCTGTCCTTCCTGCCTTACCAGCTGTTCCTTGAGGTGCTCGAAGTCCTCCTTCATCACCTGGAGCTTTCTCAGTTCCCTCTGTATCTCGTCAAGCTTCTTTGTCAGCTCGTAGTTCTCCTCCTTGAGCTTCTCGATGAGCCTCTCTTTGGCCTCAAGCTCCCTGACCAGGGCGTTGTACTCCTCGGCGATCTGGTTGAGCCTCTCTATCTCCCTGAGGGGAGGAACCTTGCCGTTCCCGAGGATTATAACGTCAGGACCGACGTTGACTATATCGCTCGGCCTTATCTTGAGCTTCCTCTCGCTTGAGAACATGCTCTGGCCCTTCCCAAGGTTCTCGACTTCCTTCATCTTGAGGATAAAGTAGAACTGGTCGCCCTCAACTTCGACGTTTATGTCGGTCACAAAGCCCAGTATCTTCCCGTCCGTCAGGGAGATGACGAATTTGTTGATGAGCTGGTTGGCTTTAGCTTCTCCACCCTCTACCATAAAACACCACCGTTGAGACTTATCCCTTTGCCTACTTAACTTTTCCGCCAACGCTTATAAGGCGAAAAAGCTTCATCGCTTACGGTGAGAGGGATGATAATATTCGTGGGACGTTCGAACGTTGGCAAGAGCACGCTCATCTTCCGCCTGACGGGGAAATGGGTCAAGAGGGGTAAGAGGCCTGGGGTCACGAGGAGGCCCGTGGAGATAAACTGGCGCGGGAAGCTGGTAGTGGACATGCCGGGCTTTGGGTTCATGAGCGGCGTCCCAAAGGCGAAGCAGGAGAGGATCAAGGACGAGATAGTGCACTTCATAGAGAACAACGCCGATGACATCGAGCTGGCAGTTCTGGTGGTTGACGGTAAAGCCGCTCCGGAGATAATAGAGCGCTGGGAGAAGCGCGGGGAGATACCGATAGACGTGGAGTTCTATTCCTTCCTCCGGGAGCTGGAGATCCCCGTGATAGTCGCGGTCAACAAGATGGACAAGATAAAGAACCTCCAGAGGACCATAGACTTCCTGGCGGAGAAGTTCGGCGTCCCCTACAAGGAGATACCCGAGACGTTTGTGCCCATTTCGGCGAAGTTCGGAAAGAACCTGGTGGAGCTGAGAAAGCTTATGGAGAAGAAGCTCAAAGAGGGCAGGAAAAAGCCCTCTGCCAGATCAGAGGACCTCAAGGACGATGTGGGTGATGGTCTCCTTGACACCGTCGAGTGAGGCTATCTCCTCGAGTATCTCGTCGAGCTTGGTCTTGTCGGCCTCTATGATGAGGTCGATGTCACCGGTAACGCGGTATATCTTCTTTATTCTGAGTTCCTTTATGTGGTCATAGACGTGCTTCCTCTTTGTGGGCTCTATCTTTACGAAGATGAAGACGTCGCCCTTCTTCTCACCGAGAAGATCAAGGGCCTTGTCTGTGAGGTCTATAAAGCCCCTTCCGGTTCTTATGTAGCCGAGCTCTTTAAGCACCTTGAGATGATTGCTAAGGGCCTGTCTTGTGATTCCAAGTTCCTCCGCGAGCTCGTCCTGAGTCTTTTCAACGGTGTGCACCTCAATTGTCTTTCCTTCCTCGTAGAACTTCCTGAGCAACCTTATCTGCCTCGGAGTAAGGGTCGACCTCTCTTCCATTTCCGAAACCTCCTCTTTTGCAAGATTAGCGTTTACAACTTTATTAAACCAACTATTTTTAAGTCTTATGTCAACTTTTCATAGTCCATAAATTATGGCCACTACCACTCTTATAAGTCTTTCTAAAAGTTAGCTTTTTAATTCCAGCCTCCTAGAAACTCACATGAACAAAGCGACCTACACGGAGGACGTTCCGCCCGATAGGTTTGAGCTCCTTGAACGGATAATGAACCTGGAGAAACCTGCAAAAGTTATGCTGATAGGCCCGACCGACAGCGGAAAGACAACTTTGCTGACTTTTCTGGCCAACCATCTCATTGATGAG
This genomic interval from Thermococcus sp. contains the following:
- a CDS encoding 30S ribosomal protein S6e; protein product: MATFKLVISNPKTGIARQVEISGEEAEKLIGKRIGEEIPASELGLNLTAIFGEEIPGNVKLRITGGTDKDGFAMRPDVHGPRRVKILVSKGPGFRPKEKGERRKKTVRGNTISPEIVQINMKLVF
- a CDS encoding preprotein translocase subunit Sec61beta; this translates as MAKERTTLPPTGAGLMRFFDEDTRAIKISPRGVIAVTLILVAIEILLHAFGPQLFGG
- the engB gene encoding GTP-binding protein EngB, which codes for MIIFVGRSNVGKSTLIFRLTGKWVKRGKRPGVTRRPVEINWRGKLVVDMPGFGFMSGVPKAKQERIKDEIVHFIENNADDIELAVLVVDGKAAPEIIERWEKRGEIPIDVEFYSFLRELEIPVIVAVNKMDKIKNLQRTIDFLAEKFGVPYKEIPETFVPISAKFGKNLVELRKLMEKKLKEGRKKPSARSEDLKDDVGDGLLDTVE
- a CDS encoding Lrp/AsnC family transcriptional regulator — translated: MEERSTLTPRQIRLLRKFYEEGKTIEVHTVEKTQDELAEELGITRQALSNHLKVLKELGYIRTGRGFIDLTDKALDLLGEKKGDVFIFVKIEPTKRKHVYDHIKELRIKKIYRVTGDIDLIIEADKTKLDEILEEIASLDGVKETITHIVLEVL